A stretch of the Bacillus licheniformis DSM 13 = ATCC 14580 genome encodes the following:
- a CDS encoding STAS domain-containing protein, whose product MENKHAALYEYLVKQADRITDEWLSRTASEKEKTAQQYKDFILAVSKVFAKDEQALCWNKASGCAKEIAYDRAVSQIPVTESINGFKVCRELLIDEIEQFSDEHAPDSSKKDFFIWNKQLHLMMDEVIEQFILEYEHTTKSQLKAQTEMIRELSAPVIPVSEHIGVLPLIGEIDTHRATVIIESALTQCAELHLSHLFIDISGVPVVDTMVAHQLFKVVDSTKLLGVETVLSGLRPEIAQTVVKLGMDFSHIKTEQSLAKALCNKGFCIHEDGKAEEQV is encoded by the coding sequence ATGGAAAACAAGCATGCAGCCCTTTATGAGTATCTGGTCAAACAGGCGGACAGAATCACAGATGAATGGCTGTCCCGAACAGCGTCTGAAAAAGAAAAAACGGCACAGCAATACAAGGACTTTATACTGGCTGTTTCAAAGGTATTTGCCAAAGATGAACAGGCGCTATGCTGGAATAAAGCTTCCGGGTGCGCCAAGGAAATTGCCTACGACAGGGCTGTCAGCCAAATTCCGGTTACCGAAAGCATAAATGGTTTTAAAGTGTGCCGTGAACTTTTAATAGATGAGATCGAGCAATTTTCAGATGAACATGCACCAGACAGTTCGAAAAAAGATTTTTTTATCTGGAATAAACAGCTTCACTTAATGATGGATGAGGTCATAGAGCAGTTTATTCTTGAATATGAGCATACGACAAAGAGCCAATTGAAGGCGCAGACCGAGATGATTCGCGAACTGAGCGCACCGGTCATACCGGTATCAGAGCACATCGGTGTGCTGCCGCTCATTGGTGAAATTGATACTCACAGGGCAACGGTGATCATTGAATCTGCGCTCACGCAGTGTGCTGAGCTTCATCTCTCGCATCTTTTTATTGATATTTCCGGTGTTCCTGTTGTCGATACGATGGTCGCCCATCAGTTGTTCAAAGTCGTAGACAGCACAAAGCTGCTTGGCGTTGAAACGGTTCTTTCGGGTTTGAGACCGGAGATTGCCCAAACAGTTGTGAAGCTCGGCATGGATTTTTCACATATTAAAACAGAACAGAGTCTTGCTAAGGCGCTTTGCAATAAAGGCTTCTGCATCCATGAAGACGGCAAGGCCGAAGAGCAGGTTTAA
- a CDS encoding DUF2626 domain-containing protein, protein MNRMFRVLGFWTGIFAVMFYLGNMKDASLLFFGQTVFFVFLSYLNLTERMYIYIFGAYLTIFFAAFTYYSVFIMVPGQGGH, encoded by the coding sequence ATGAATCGCATGTTCCGTGTGTTAGGTTTCTGGACAGGTATCTTTGCGGTCATGTTTTATTTAGGAAATATGAAAGATGCATCACTGCTGTTCTTCGGTCAAACTGTATTTTTTGTGTTCTTATCGTATCTCAACTTGACCGAGCGGATGTACATTTATATTTTCGGTGCTTACTTGACAATCTTTTTTGCCGCATTTACATATTATTCTGTGTTCATTATGGTTCCCGGACAGGGAGGCCATTAA
- a CDS encoding Spx/MgsR family RNA polymerase-binding regulatory protein, which produces MEELTFYSYPSCTSCRKTKHWLKANQVDFTERHLFRETPNQDELKHILSLTTEGIDEILATRSQAFKELNLDIEELTVSEVLELLIQKPKLLRRPIIVNGDKLVVGYNPGELLKLKKHTLHRSVS; this is translated from the coding sequence ATGGAAGAGCTGACCTTTTATTCATACCCGAGCTGCACATCATGCCGAAAAACGAAACATTGGCTGAAAGCGAACCAGGTTGATTTTACAGAACGGCATCTTTTCAGGGAAACGCCGAACCAGGATGAATTGAAACATATTTTGTCTCTCACGACCGAAGGAATCGATGAAATATTGGCGACAAGAAGCCAGGCATTTAAAGAGTTAAATCTTGATATTGAAGAATTAACGGTAAGCGAAGTGCTGGAATTGTTAATTCAAAAGCCAAAGCTGCTGAGACGCCCGATTATCGTAAACGGCGATAAGCTGGTCGTCGGATACAATCCCGGCGAACTCTTAAAATTAAAAAAACACACCTTACACCGTTCTGTTTCCTGA
- the comGA gene encoding competence type IV pilus ATPase ComGA, whose translation MYTIESLSGRLIDEAYRMKASDIHIVPGEKEAVVRFRIDDELFQKDGLTRNECSRLISHFKFLSSMDIGERRLPQSGALTLYINREPVHLRMSTLPTIHDESLVIRLLPKMSSKPLTKLSLFPSATFKLLSFLKHSHGLMLFTGPTGSGKTTTLYSLIDYAKRHFKRNIITLEDPVESRSENILQVQVNEKAGMTYSAGLKAVLRHDPDMIILGEIRDAETAQIAVRAALTGHLVLSSMHAKNAKGAIYRLLELGVDMTEIEQTLVAVSAQRLVDIVCPFCGDSCTLYCRLSRPVRRASVFELLYGKSLNLCIEEAKGRCGGIKTDTLKMLIRKGIALGYLPSKTYERWIGHED comes from the coding sequence TTGTACACGATCGAATCATTAAGCGGAAGATTAATTGACGAGGCATATAGAATGAAGGCGTCAGACATTCATATTGTTCCCGGTGAAAAAGAGGCGGTGGTACGCTTCAGGATTGATGACGAACTGTTTCAAAAAGACGGATTAACGAGAAATGAGTGCTCTAGACTCATTTCTCACTTTAAATTTCTTTCTTCGATGGACATTGGCGAGAGACGGCTGCCGCAAAGCGGGGCTTTAACTCTTTATATCAACCGTGAGCCCGTTCATTTAAGGATGTCCACTCTGCCCACCATCCATGATGAAAGCTTGGTCATCAGGCTTCTTCCCAAGATGAGCAGCAAGCCGCTCACAAAGCTCTCATTGTTCCCGAGTGCAACATTCAAGCTGCTGTCTTTTCTGAAGCATTCCCACGGATTAATGCTTTTCACCGGCCCGACAGGCTCGGGAAAAACGACAACACTCTATTCTTTAATTGACTACGCCAAGCGGCATTTTAAGCGAAATATCATTACGTTGGAAGACCCGGTCGAATCAAGAAGCGAAAACATTTTGCAAGTACAAGTGAACGAAAAAGCGGGCATGACTTATTCTGCGGGGTTGAAGGCGGTGCTGCGCCACGATCCGGACATGATCATCCTAGGGGAAATTCGCGATGCCGAAACAGCCCAAATCGCAGTCAGGGCAGCTTTGACGGGACACCTTGTTCTATCGAGCATGCATGCGAAAAATGCTAAAGGTGCGATATACAGGCTGCTCGAGCTCGGCGTTGATATGACAGAAATTGAACAAACATTGGTCGCAGTCAGCGCCCAGCGTCTTGTCGATATCGTCTGTCCGTTTTGCGGCGACAGCTGCACTTTGTATTGCAGATTGTCGAGACCAGTTAGAAGAGCAAGCGTCTTTGAACTTTTGTACGGAAAAAGCCTTAATCTCTGCATCGAAGAAGCAAAAGGCAGATGCGGTGGCATCAAAACAGACACCTTAAAAATGCTGATCCGCAAGGGAATAGCACTCGGATATCTGCCGTCGAAAACTTATGAACGCTGGATAGGCCATGAAGATTAA